ATTCAGTTCACGCTTGAGTAAATCTTGGAGTTGACTTTTAGCTTCAGGATTAGACAGTTCATACTGAGTACGTTCACGACCAATATTGTAATCATAAGCCCGGAATTTCTTTTCGAGAAACCCAGCAAAGGCTGAAAAGACATCCCCAATTAACTCAAAGTCATGAGCTGTAATTGAGAATACTGGAGCATTCATTTCTTCCATAATCCAATCTTGGAAGCGAGATTGGTGAAAAATTGAACTCAACAATGCAACTCCAGTCACTAAGAGATCGTCATCTTTTTTTATAAAAGGATTATCGGGTAATTGGCGTTGACCTGGTGCAATATAAAGGTAATACCTCTTATTAGATGAATCTTGATTCTCATCAATTTTATCAACGAGTAGTTTAGCCATACCAATAGGCTCATTTTCAAAAACACCACCATCTGTGTACAGGTACTTATCATCCCGATGATGACGTTTACCAAATCCACCAAAACGTTGAATTTTTCTAAGTCGAAAAGCAAAAGGAAATGCACCCGATGAAAGACCTACTTCGCGCAACTCAGTCCAGTTAGTATCTCTAAGTTTTTGCCATTTTACTGTCTCTTGTTTGGTTTCTAGATTTCTTGTAGTTTCTCGGTCTATTTCATCAAGCGTTACACTACCTGATGGATCGCGGCGAGCTACACAAACAAATTGATCTTTATAGCGGGTATATGCAAACTCTTGTATTCCTTCTTTCTGGCTTTTCTTTGAACGATCATAATCAGTTGAAAGAGGGAAAGTATAGCCAGACAAGTTGGACATAGCTATACTCACGTAAATTTGAGACGCAGATGCTGGATGCTTTTCGTTGAATTTGGGATTATCTTGAAGGTATTTCTTCCCAATGTCTTCGACAACTTTTGTTTGTAGAAGTGAGTACTTTTGACAATCTTTTTTAACATCAATTAGTTGGCGAATATCAACTTCATCGACCCATGTATTATAAAGTGGATTATTATATGGTTTTCGTAGAGACTGGTCTTGATTAAAGGGTGCAGTCTGATCGCCACAAAGAAGATGTTGGGCTAAAATACAAGCGGTCATCCCACCCGCCGAAGCACCTGCGATCACATCAATTTCAATGCGATCTTCATTATTATTTATAGATTCATTATGTCTAGCGATCGCTTCAAGAATTTCATACATAACGCCAGCTTCATAACTGCCAAGTGACACCGCTCCACTGATAACAATGGCAAGCTTTTTGGGCATTTATTTCCCTCTAATTTAATATCTAAACTAAATAAACAGAGCTTATATATGCTTTCTTTGGGCAAATACATAATTTTATCTCCGTATATTTTCTGATGATATCAAAAAAAACTTTTTTTGGAATACTCATATATTAAGAAATAATACATGAGTATTGATGAAGTTTATTTTGCTAATCATTGCGATTACATCCACTATAATCCTGTGCGGCATCAGCTTTGTGAATTCGCACAGCAATGGGTTTTTTCGAGTATTCATCGTTTTATTGAGCAAAAGATTTACCTCTTAGATTAGGGTGGTGATGGTTAGGTTCCGCTTTCGTCGGATATTTGGAATGTTTGAGATCATGCATGGTGCGTTGCGCTTTGCGACAACGCACCCTACATTGGGGATGCGATCGCTAAGTATCAATAATATTTAACTATATTTATAAGCCAACTCCATCTTCAACTTCTCAATCTCCAACTTCAAACTTTCATTCTCCATCCTCAACTTAGCATTTTCCTCTCTAATCAACTCCACTTCATTCTTTTTACTCAACGCTTGATTAATCGCCAACTTCCGCATATCTAGCGAGAACCAACGCTGATAAGTTTGCGTATGAACTTGCACACTATGCCCCAAATTATCCGCCGCAGCTTTAATTGGTATTCCCAAAATATGCGCCCGAATTGCCCAAGCGTGACGTAAATCATAAGGTTTAAAATCTAATCCTATCTTGCGAAACCACCAACTAACTCGCTGTGTTAACGCCGTTATCTCCGCATGATTAGTGTTATCTTTTTTAGCGATCGCACTCCTCAACATCTCTAAATATTTCGGATTTCTCAAATCAAAATCCTCAATCCATTGCCGATGTAATGGTAATGCTTGTCTTTCACCAGTTTTAGAGTCTTTATGAACTTTCCATGTCAAATCTATATTTTCTTGACTCAACCACCAATCAATATCAGGATTAATAAAAAGTTCCCTTGGACGTAAACCGAAAACTGCTAACATACCATACGTCCAGCGCCAAAGTTGCCAACTATCTTGAACATTTTGATTAACTTGATTCCCTCTATTATTCAGATAATCTTCAAACTTGAGAATTCCATCAGCTATTTCCGCATCTGTAGGGATAGTGCGGGAACTATTCTCAGGCATTTTGGAATATTTAGATAAATCGATTTCGATATTGAATGTCACACAAAATGCTGCGATCGCTCTAGCTGCATTATACTTAGCCCATTCTTTATCGATTTGCTCAATTGAACTTATCAAATTTTCCGCAGTAGCTAAATCTTGAGGATTCGTAAATCTCTTGGTACGGGAAAAGTAATAAAAAAAAGTATGTTCGCTTTTAGTTGTACGTTTGTGAGTTTTAAAATACTCTTCTTCAAACTTTTCAAGTAATTCCCCTATAGATTGGAAATCTTTTCTAATTGCTTCATTTCCTAAATACTTATCATTCCATTCAAAAGTTTTACGCGCAATTAACTTTCCTAACTCATAAGCTTCTTCCTCAGCCGTCTTGAGTCCATCCAAGTTAGCGGGAATATTCAAACTGAGATTATATTGTTTTCTCCCAGTACCATTACTATCTTTGTCTCCCGGTTTAATTGGTAACGTCGCTCGTAATTGCAGACTTCCATTCGATTCTCTAATTGTCACCTTTGCCTTTGCAGACTTCAAACGCAGATTAACTTTCTCTAATTCCAATAGTACTTTTGTTTTCATCGTGCGTTCTTTGTTGCTGTGATTGCAGAGATAAACATAAACATCAGGCGGTGTTGCATATTTGTGGGATGGGCATCTTGCCCGTCCCTTGTATTTCCAGGCGGGCAGGATGCCATTAGTGTCAACTTAAGGTTAAAACCCATTTGTCAACGATAGGTTTTGTTAGGAACGAAGTATAAAGGTGAACTTTTTCTGACTTCTATACACAAGCTGGGAGTGATGCTAATAAACAAAGCATTAATAGTCCCTGAAAAAGTTCGTTTTTTGTCCCTTGAAAACCGAATTTTTAAGCCTAAATACTTATTGACATAGTAAGTTTGAGCTTAGCTTGACACCAATGGCAGGATGCCCACCCTACAAAAATCATCACTTTATTCAGCAACGCCTTGGCTCAGGACAACATTTAGATGATGCGTGAGTCCTGAACCTGATTATGCATCGCTGTTTTTAGCCTATATTTAGGCTAAAAATAAATGTGTTATCAACGAACAATGCTTATCGCTGACACTGTTTACTGCAAACATTAGACAGTTAAAAAGAATTAAACCACCAAAAGGATTACTCCGGCCCTTATCACGGTTATGACGGCTTTGCCATCTTCGCTCGTGATATGGACTTGGCACTCAACAGCCCAACTTGGTCATTAATTGGCGCTCCTTGGAATGAAAAAGCTCAGGCTAAGAAGGCTGAAGCTAAGGCTAAGGCTGCCGTTTAGGGAAATGGGAGAGTGAGATAAGTAAGGATAACCTGGGGCTAAAACCCCAGGGGGAAGTTGGGAATCCAAAATTCAAAATTGAAAGATTAAAAATTTATTTTGATTTTTGCATTTTGAATTTTGAATCATATTCCCACTCCCTTGTAGAGACGCGATGAATCGCGTCTGTAACGAATTAATCGCGTCTCTATCCCACTCACACCTCAATTAGTAAAGAATTCAGTAAGCTTGGAGATCCAGAAATGCCTCAGAATCCAGAAAAAATTCAAGACCACGTCGAGTTATTCCACCAGCCTGAGTACCAACAGCTATTTGAAAACAAAAAGCAGTTTGAAAACGGTCACGACCCCGAAGAAGTAACACGGGTTGCAGAGTGGACAAAGGGTTGGGATTATCGTGAAAAGAACTTCGCTCGTGAAGCTTTAACCGTTAACCCTGCTAAAGGTTGTCAACCATTGGGAGCAATCTTTGCTGCTGTTGGTTTTGAAGGTACTCTACCTTTCGTTCAAGGTTCTCAAGGTTGCGTTGCTTACTTCCGCACCCACTTAACCCGTCACTACAAAGAACCATTCTCTGGTGTATCTTCTTCAATGACTGAAGATGCAGCCGTGTTTGGTGGTCTGCAAAACATGATTGACGGCTTGGCGAACTCTTACCAACTCTACAAGCCCAAAATGATCGCTGTCTGCACCACCTGTATGGCAGAAGTAATTGGTGATGACTTACAAGCCTTCATCAACAACTCTAAGCAAGCTGGTTCAGTTCCTCAAGATTTCCCAGTACCTTACGCTCACACCCCTAGCTTTGTCGGTTCCCACATCACTGGTTACGACAATATGATGAAGGGAATTCTTTCTAACTTGACCGCAGGTCATAAGAAAGAAACCAGCAATGGTAAAATCAACTTCATCCCAGGTTTTGATACCTACGTAGGCAACAACCGCGAACTCAAGCGGATTGCTTCTTTGTTCGGCTTTGACTACACAATTCTAGCCGACAACAGCGACTACCTCGATTCACCAAACACAGGTGAGTTCGATATGTACCCAGGTGGTACAAAGCTAGAAGATGCAGCAGATTCAATCAATGCGAAAGCTACGATCGCTCTGCAAGCACACTCTACACCAAAAACCCGCGAGTACATCGAAAAAGAATGGAAGCAACCAACCTCAGTTTCCCGTCCTTGGGGCATTAAGGGTACTGATGAGTTCTTGATGAAACTCAGCGAATTGAGCGGTATCCCCATTCCTGAAGAATTGGAAATCGAACGCGGTCGTGCAGTTGATGCCATGACTGACTCTCACTCATGGATTCACGGCAAGCGCTTCGCTATCTACGGCGAACCAGATTTAGTATACAGCGTAGTTGGCTTTATGCTAGAAATGGGTGCTGAACCTGTGCATATCTTGGTTCACAACAGCAACGAAGTATTTGAAGCAGAAATCAAAGAATTGCTTGCTTCTAGCCCCTTCGGTCAACATGCAACTGTTTGGCCTGGTAAAGACTTGTGGCACATGCGTTCATTGTTGTTCACCGAACCAGTAGATTTCTTAGTTGGTAACACCTACGGTAAGTACCTGTGGCGCGACACCAAGATTCCCCTCGTGAGAATCGGCTACCCCATCATGGATCGCCACCACTTACACCGCTACGCCACCATTGGTTATCAAGGCGTGATCAACCTCCTCAACTGGACTGTAAACACCCTGTTTGAAGAAATCGATCGCAACACCAACATTCCTTCTAAGACAGATATTTCCTACGACTTGATTCGTTAGAAATTGCGTAGAAACACAACGTGTTAATTAAAGGGTGAAGAAGGGGAGTAGGGAGTAGGGAATAGGGATTGGGGACTGGGAACTAGGGACTGGGAAAACACCCAATGCCCAATGCCCAATACCTAATTCCCGATGCCCAATCCCCAATCCCCAACTCCCCTTTTTCTTGATAGCATTTACCCAAGGAATTTATAGATGGAAACCATCAATCACACTCACGAACATACTCACACTCATCCTCATCCTAATTACCATCCACCTAATCAGAAAAAACCAGGATGGTTCCACAATATTCTGAATCCGTTGCGTAGTGTAGTGGATGGAATTCAGGTTAAAAATAATCGCATCGCTCATCTAATTTGCCAAACAATTCCTTGTTGTTGTCCCTTTGAGCGACAAATTAAATTATTTGGGAAGACTATTGATATCCCACCACTATGTAAACTCAATCCTTTATATGACGAATTTGTAGGATTGCGTTTCCGCGCTCTATCTTACCTCGCTGATGTATGTGGAGAGGATGTCACAAAATACATTTGTTAGTCATTAGTCATTGGTCATTAGTCATTGGTCATTGGTCATTAGTTGTTAGTTATTCAAAGGACAAATGACAAATGACAATTAACAATTAAGAGAAGAGAGATGAAAAGCACCCAAGGCAAAATCAACGAGCCTGCTGACTGAGACAGGATGCGAACATAATCAGCACAAACAAGCGGAAAAGAAAAACAAATCATGCGCTCAACAGGCACAACCTGGCGCGGCTCAAGGGGGCTGTGCCTTTGATGGTGCAATGATTGCTTTAGTGCCGATCGCAGATGCAGCGCATCTAGTCCACGGGCCGATCGCCTGTGCTGGTAATTCCTGGGGCAGTCGTGGTAGTCTGTCGTCTGGCCCGCAACTCTACAAAATGGGCTTTACGACTGACTTGGGTGAAAATGATGTCATCTTTGGTGGCGAAAAGAAGCTCTACAAAGCGATTCTGGAACTCAAAGAGCGTTACCAACCAGCAGCAGTATTCGTCTACGCCACTTGTGTTACAGCCTTAATTGGCGATGATATGGATGCTGTCTGCAAAGCGGCGGCTGAGAAAATTGGTATTCCTGTT
This portion of the Nostoc sp. GT001 genome encodes:
- a CDS encoding patatin-like phospholipase family protein — protein: MPKKLAIVISGAVSLGSYEAGVMYEILEAIARHNESINNNEDRIEIDVIAGASAGGMTACILAQHLLCGDQTAPFNQDQSLRKPYNNPLYNTWVDEVDIRQLIDVKKDCQKYSLLQTKVVEDIGKKYLQDNPKFNEKHPASASQIYVSIAMSNLSGYTFPLSTDYDRSKKSQKEGIQEFAYTRYKDQFVCVARRDPSGSVTLDEIDRETTRNLETKQETVKWQKLRDTNWTELREVGLSSGAFPFAFRLRKIQRFGGFGKRHHRDDKYLYTDGGVFENEPIGMAKLLVDKIDENQDSSNKRYYLYIAPGQRQLPDNPFIKKDDDLLVTGVALLSSIFHQSRFQDWIMEEMNAPVFSITAHDFELIGDVFSAFAGFLEKKFRAYDYNIGRERTQYELSNPEAKSQLQDLLKRELNKMPPLEWIVNCKIAGKELDSWDDAKKELSKLAKPRSEEGKQLKDNELKKRDQLVELRRLMAEVDKETRNKILDQLTFRLESLVDLINDRLEPLDRINNGSPLFKLWSSTKLNARIYIGKPLTKLVLKGILRFWLQQNILNLKD
- the nifK gene encoding nitrogenase molybdenum-iron protein subunit beta, with amino-acid sequence MPQNPEKIQDHVELFHQPEYQQLFENKKQFENGHDPEEVTRVAEWTKGWDYREKNFAREALTVNPAKGCQPLGAIFAAVGFEGTLPFVQGSQGCVAYFRTHLTRHYKEPFSGVSSSMTEDAAVFGGLQNMIDGLANSYQLYKPKMIAVCTTCMAEVIGDDLQAFINNSKQAGSVPQDFPVPYAHTPSFVGSHITGYDNMMKGILSNLTAGHKKETSNGKINFIPGFDTYVGNNRELKRIASLFGFDYTILADNSDYLDSPNTGEFDMYPGGTKLEDAADSINAKATIALQAHSTPKTREYIEKEWKQPTSVSRPWGIKGTDEFLMKLSELSGIPIPEELEIERGRAVDAMTDSHSWIHGKRFAIYGEPDLVYSVVGFMLEMGAEPVHILVHNSNEVFEAEIKELLASSPFGQHATVWPGKDLWHMRSLLFTEPVDFLVGNTYGKYLWRDTKIPLVRIGYPIMDRHHLHRYATIGYQGVINLLNWTVNTLFEEIDRNTNIPSKTDISYDLIR
- a CDS encoding Mo-dependent nitrogenase C-terminal domain-containing protein, coding for METINHTHEHTHTHPHPNYHPPNQKKPGWFHNILNPLRSVVDGIQVKNNRIAHLICQTIPCCCPFERQIKLFGKTIDIPPLCKLNPLYDEFVGLRFRALSYLADVCGEDVTKYIC